One Alkaliphilus sp. B6464 genomic window carries:
- a CDS encoding ABC transporter permease, with product MLEFLNVEGTQIVINGNSLAGTVQDNGFCTQSEKFDYLLDLDGNIINVSDGEVYVPISYMKDGTAKPGDRSVICGKEFIVGGFLRDSQMNSTLAASKRFLVSENDYVEIKNFGNIEYLIEFRLKDLSVLGAFETAYTSAGLESNGPTVTYPLFKTMNAISDGLMIAVILFVSVLVVAIAFLCIRFTLLAKIEDDYREIGVMKAIGLRVSHIKKIYLAKYTAIGLAGCILGFTLSFVFRGALLENIRLYMGESENASFALIFGIIGILLIFLAIIAYVSKVLKRFRKISATEAMRFGTSQEKSAGAKSFVLSKNRLFDTNIFLGIKDVLTRKRLYVTMLVVLVISAFVMIVPQNMYNTISSKGFITYMGIGNCDMRIDIQQTDNISEKASEIVAAMDNDSSFAKYAVLTTKTFRVKMQDSSEESMKIELGNHSVFPVTYSKGRAPTAEDEIALSVINANELGKNVGDVITLVTQSKEKNLTVCGIYSDVTNGGKTAKAVFTDDSANIMWCVLGAELVDESLIDSKASEYAGKFGFAKVSSIDEYITQMFGTTLSAIKKASSAAIAVSLIITLLVTLLFMKMLVAKDRYSITVMKAFGFTNSDITAQYVSRSVFVLIVGVIFGTFMANTLGEMLAGMAISFFGAMSFKFTVNPLSAYILCPLMMVCSVLIATMIGTSGAGKIKISENIKE from the coding sequence GTGCTTGAATTTCTAAATGTTGAAGGTACGCAGATAGTAATTAACGGAAACTCCCTTGCAGGTACTGTTCAGGACAACGGCTTCTGCACGCAGAGTGAAAAGTTCGATTATCTCCTCGACCTTGACGGAAACATTATCAATGTATCCGATGGGGAGGTTTATGTCCCGATAAGTTATATGAAAGACGGCACCGCAAAGCCCGGCGACAGATCAGTAATATGTGGGAAGGAGTTTATCGTTGGGGGGTTCCTCCGTGATTCGCAGATGAATTCTACTCTAGCCGCGTCAAAGAGATTTCTTGTCAGTGAAAATGATTATGTCGAAATAAAGAATTTTGGAAATATAGAGTATCTGATCGAGTTCAGATTAAAAGATTTGTCGGTGCTTGGTGCATTTGAAACCGCATACACCTCCGCGGGACTAGAGTCGAACGGGCCGACGGTCACCTATCCGCTTTTCAAAACGATGAATGCGATTTCCGACGGACTTATGATTGCAGTTATCCTTTTTGTAAGCGTGCTTGTCGTTGCGATTGCGTTTCTATGCATACGCTTCACGCTTCTTGCAAAAATCGAGGACGATTACCGGGAAATAGGCGTTATGAAAGCAATAGGGTTGCGCGTTTCCCACATTAAAAAAATATACCTTGCAAAATACACGGCGATTGGGTTGGCTGGCTGTATTCTCGGATTTACACTTTCGTTTGTATTCAGAGGCGCGCTTCTTGAAAATATACGGCTTTATATGGGCGAAAGCGAAAATGCTTCTTTCGCTTTGATTTTCGGGATAATCGGCATACTACTTATATTCCTTGCAATTATTGCCTATGTAAGCAAAGTGCTGAAACGATTTCGGAAAATATCTGCCACGGAAGCAATGCGTTTTGGCACTTCGCAGGAAAAATCCGCCGGTGCAAAGAGTTTTGTTTTGAGCAAAAATAGGCTGTTTGACACAAATATTTTTCTCGGCATCAAAGATGTTCTTACAAGGAAAAGACTTTACGTAACAATGCTTGTGGTGCTTGTGATTTCGGCGTTTGTCATGATTGTTCCCCAGAATATGTATAATACTATTTCCTCAAAAGGCTTCATCACCTATATGGGAATTGGAAACTGCGATATGCGCATCGACATTCAGCAGACCGACAATATTTCCGAAAAAGCATCGGAAATTGTGGCAGCGATGGACAATGACAGTTCCTTTGCAAAGTACGCCGTGCTTACGACCAAAACATTCAGGGTGAAGATGCAGGATAGCTCAGAAGAAAGCATGAAAATTGAGCTGGGCAACCATTCAGTATTTCCTGTAACGTATTCCAAGGGCAGAGCGCCTACAGCGGAAGACGAAATTGCGCTATCAGTTATAAACGCAAATGAACTAGGCAAAAATGTTGGCGATGTTATTACACTGGTGACCCAAAGCAAGGAGAAAAATCTCACGGTATGCGGAATTTATTCCGATGTCACCAACGGCGGAAAAACCGCAAAAGCTGTTTTTACTGACGATTCGGCGAACATTATGTGGTGCGTGCTCGGTGCGGAGCTTGTAGATGAATCTCTGATTGATAGCAAGGCTTCGGAATATGCAGGCAAATTTGGTTTTGCAAAGGTTTCGAGCATTGATGAATATATCACTCAGATGTTCGGCACAACACTAAGCGCCATTAAAAAGGCTTCCTCTGCCGCAATTGCCGTCTCACTGATTATTACGTTACTGGTTACCCTATTGTTCATGAAAATGCTTGTAGCAAAGGACAGATATTCCATTACCGTAATGAAGGCCTTCGGTTTTACAAACTCGGATATTACTGCGCAGTATGTTTCACGTTCAGTATTCGTTTTAATTGTCGGAGTCATTTTTGGTACGTTTATGGCAAACACACTCGGAGAAATGCTTGCGGGCATGGCTATCTCATTTTTTGGAGCGATGTCGTTTAAATTTACTGTCAATCCGCTTTCAGCGTACATACTTTGTCCGCTGATGATGGTATGTTCAGTGCTTATCGCAACAATGATTGGTACATCGGGTGCGGGAAAAATAAAAATTTCTGAAAATATAAAGGAGTAG
- a CDS encoding TetR/AcrR family transcriptional regulator: MRIVKEAEERKNEILDAVEELFGQKGFDGTSTNDILEKVGIARGTLYYHFKSKEDIMDALIERYNVRILGAAQEIAADKSIPVNERLIRAVMALNISSGSSDEIKEHIHKPQNALMHQKIQKVIINGVTPILTGIIREGIEQGLFSTPFPYECVEMVVAYANTVFDDDMVEMTDEERVSRIQAFVFNTERLFGAESGSLNIMQMFGSGNGGSNE, encoded by the coding sequence ATGAGAATAGTAAAAGAAGCTGAAGAACGCAAAAATGAAATACTTGATGCGGTAGAGGAGCTTTTTGGTCAGAAGGGATTTGACGGCACAAGTACAAACGATATTCTCGAAAAGGTTGGAATTGCACGGGGAACGCTGTATTATCACTTTAAGTCGAAGGAGGATATTATGGACGCGCTGATTGAGCGGTATAATGTCCGTATTTTAGGTGCGGCGCAGGAAATTGCGGCAGACAAGAGCATACCTGTAAACGAGCGCCTTATCCGTGCTGTAATGGCACTGAACATAAGTAGCGGAAGCAGCGATGAAATTAAGGAACACATTCATAAGCCACAAAATGCGCTTATGCATCAGAAAATACAAAAGGTCATAATCAACGGCGTTACGCCGATATTAACGGGAATAATCCGCGAGGGCATCGAGCAGGGACTGTTCAGCACGCCGTTCCCATATGAGTGCGTGGAAATGGTTGTAGCATACGCAAATACTGTTTTTGATGATGATATGGTAGAGATGACAGATGAGGAGCGTGTTTCACGGATACAGGCGTTTGTTTTCAATACGGAAAGGCTGTTCGGCGCCGAAAGCGGAAGTCTTAACATTATGCAGATGTTCGGTAGCGGAAATGGAGGCAGCAATGAGTAA
- a CDS encoding peptide ABC transporter substrate-binding protein, which translates to MKGLKYISIILIILLMVTACSSNVNIEDEVAEYEVVEEHVPADGGTLVLSTTRFKTLNPIFNRNEDLFQIQHLIYESLVTFSEDMSIEPLLAEGWEFTNGEYGQSIDFKLRRGIKWHDGETLTADDVIFTFNLIKGNIKGVSKVSIYKQSLEYITNIVKVDDNTVRVNFSKNIGNGLEMMTFPILPEHIFEGNKVQLLNQDDFNIVGTGAYELKEYEKMRNISLVRNDNYWKKKPYIDEINVLIVPDEEAQLSLFENEGIDFVNPKVVDWGKYVDEKITNSAEFITPNYEFLGINFRKNILHDLNIRKGIAYSIDREKITGNIYLGHSTVVDFPILPNSWLYDDSKIQLGFNPNLAGTFLDEAGYILDENNNLRVNEKGDIIQLKLITNANNSLREQTALLIQEDLKKVGIQLDVEFLEWEDFEKQMNTGNFDLLLGGWELSYIPDITSAFHSSKIGNTNFIAYSNEKLDSLLDSYLGNGDLTSKKQRFSEIEEHLVTELPYISLFFRNGAVLVNNKIKGDLKPQSYNIFANIEEWYINVKE; encoded by the coding sequence GTGAAAGGTTTAAAGTATATTAGTATTATTCTAATCATATTGTTAATGGTTACTGCTTGTAGTTCGAATGTTAATATAGAAGATGAAGTGGCAGAGTATGAGGTAGTAGAAGAACATGTACCTGCAGACGGAGGCACCTTGGTTTTATCTACTACTAGATTTAAAACATTAAATCCAATATTTAATAGAAACGAAGATTTATTTCAGATACAACATTTAATATATGAGAGCTTGGTTACATTTAGTGAAGATATGAGCATAGAGCCTTTATTAGCTGAAGGATGGGAATTTACTAATGGTGAATATGGACAAAGTATAGATTTTAAACTTAGAAGAGGAATTAAGTGGCATGATGGAGAAACTCTAACTGCAGACGATGTAATTTTTACCTTTAATTTAATAAAAGGCAACATAAAAGGGGTTAGTAAAGTCTCTATATATAAACAATCATTAGAGTATATAACAAATATAGTTAAAGTCGATGACAATACTGTTAGAGTTAATTTTTCTAAAAATATTGGTAATGGACTTGAAATGATGACATTTCCAATTTTACCTGAGCATATTTTTGAAGGGAATAAGGTTCAGCTTTTAAATCAAGACGATTTTAACATTGTGGGTACAGGAGCCTATGAGTTAAAAGAATATGAAAAAATGAGAAACATTTCCTTGGTTCGTAATGATAACTACTGGAAGAAAAAGCCCTATATAGACGAAATCAATGTTTTAATCGTTCCTGATGAAGAAGCTCAATTATCTTTATTTGAAAATGAAGGTATAGATTTTGTTAATCCTAAAGTGGTTGATTGGGGTAAATATGTAGATGAAAAAATTACAAACTCAGCAGAATTTATTACTCCTAATTATGAGTTTTTAGGTATTAATTTTAGAAAAAATATTTTACACGATCTAAATATAAGAAAAGGAATAGCTTACAGTATAGACCGAGAAAAAATTACTGGTAATATTTATTTAGGTCATAGTACAGTAGTAGATTTTCCAATTCTACCAAATTCTTGGCTCTATGATGATAGTAAAATCCAACTAGGATTTAATCCTAATTTAGCAGGTACATTTTTAGATGAGGCTGGATATATATTAGACGAGAATAATAATTTAAGAGTAAATGAAAAAGGTGATATAATTCAATTGAAATTAATTACTAATGCTAATAATTCTTTAAGAGAGCAGACGGCTCTTCTTATCCAGGAAGACCTAAAAAAAGTAGGAATACAGTTAGATGTTGAATTTTTAGAGTGGGAAGATTTTGAAAAACAAATGAATACAGGAAATTTTGATTTGCTTCTTGGTGGATGGGAATTATCCTACATTCCAGACATAACTTCGGCATTTCATTCCTCTAAAATAGGTAATACTAATTTTATTGCCTATAGTAACGAGAAGTTAGATAGCTTGTTGGATTCATATTTAGGTAATGGAGATTTGACATCTAAAAAGCAAAGGTTTAGTGAGATTGAAGAGCATCTTGTTACTGAACTACCATATATTAGTTTGTTTTTTAGAAATGGTGCTGTATTAGTAAATAATAAAATTAAAGGTGATCTTAAACCACAAAGTTACAATATTTTTGCTAATATAGAAGAGTGGTATATTAATGTAAAAGAATAA
- a CDS encoding lytic transglycosylase domain-containing protein, with the protein MIAIGLQNTEWVLKTIYPIHYRDLIEKYAEEYEIDPYLVVAIMKNESKFDPNAVSKKGAKGLMQIASVTGEWASERLNIPNYSEDMLFEPEINIRIGVWYLHVLENEFGNNIEVMIAGYNAGNGNVKKWLDNPEYSKDGKTLDKIPFNETRHYQRKVLRDYRIYNKIYK; encoded by the coding sequence GTGATAGCTATTGGGCTTCAAAATACCGAATGGGTTCTAAAGACAATTTACCCTATACATTATAGAGATTTGATCGAGAAATATGCTGAAGAATATGAAATAGATCCCTATTTAGTGGTGGCAATAATGAAAAACGAGAGTAAGTTTGATCCTAATGCAGTATCAAAGAAAGGTGCAAAGGGATTAATGCAAATAGCATCAGTTACAGGAGAGTGGGCATCTGAAAGGCTAAACATACCAAATTATTCCGAGGATATGCTTTTTGAGCCTGAAATAAATATTAGAATTGGTGTATGGTATTTACACGTGTTAGAAAATGAATTTGGTAATAATATTGAAGTAATGATAGCTGGATATAATGCAGGGAATGGAAATGTTAAGAAATGGCTAGATAATCCCGAATATAGCAAGGATGGTAAAACATTAGATAAAATTCCCTTTAATGAAACTAGGCATTATCAGAGAAAAGTTTTAAGAGATTATAGAATATATAACAAAATCTATAAATAA
- the coaE gene encoding dephospho-CoA kinase (Dephospho-CoA kinase (CoaE) performs the final step in coenzyme A biosynthesis.), producing MVRIIGLTGGIASGKSTVSSILRGLGAIIIDADELARKIVEQDRPALAEIERVFGKEVIFEDGNLNRKKLGTIVFNNQSLLKKLNEITHPYIIKEIIDVINWYKKTSTNRVIILDAALLIEMDLIYLVEEVWLVSVPKEVQINRLIQRENISADDAEKRIDAQMPLDEKKQYAHIIIDNSKDVDYLKEQVEQNWSRLIE from the coding sequence ATGGTACGCATAATAGGTCTAACAGGAGGCATAGCAAGTGGTAAAAGTACAGTATCAAGTATATTAAGAGGACTAGGTGCTATTATTATTGATGCAGATGAGCTTGCTAGAAAGATAGTCGAGCAGGATAGACCTGCTCTAGCCGAGATCGAGAGGGTATTTGGAAAAGAAGTAATATTTGAAGATGGAAATTTAAATCGCAAAAAACTTGGTACTATTGTTTTTAATAACCAGTCTTTATTAAAAAAACTAAATGAAATTACACATCCATACATTATTAAGGAAATTATTGATGTGATAAATTGGTATAAAAAAACATCTACTAATCGTGTTATAATATTAGATGCGGCCTTATTAATTGAAATGGATTTAATATACTTAGTTGAAGAAGTGTGGTTGGTTTCTGTGCCAAAAGAAGTGCAGATTAATCGTCTAATACAAAGAGAAAATATTAGTGCAGATGATGCTGAAAAGCGGATTGATGCACAAATGCCTCTTGATGAAAAAAAACAATATGCCCACATAATTATAGACAATTCAAAGGACGTAGATTATTTAAAGGAACAAGTTGAACAAAATTGGAGTAGATTAATCGAATAA
- the polA gene encoding DNA polymerase I, translated as MQERLIIIDGNSLINRAFYALPPLTTKEGNHTNAIYGFVTMLLKVMEDYKPDYIGVAFDKKAPTFRHKEFTEYKAGRKKMPPELAEQMEPLKEVLDAFNIYRIELEGFEADDLIGTLAKHCEEKGFESLIVTGDRDALQLTSDCTKVLFTKKGISQLEIYDDKKVMEEYEVTPTQFIDLKGLMGDKSDNIPGVPGVGEKTAIKLLKQFETIENLIQNTEEITATKLREKIEVNREQAMLSKRLATIVTNVPVDINLDDLKKRGADHEKLMELFRSYEFNSLIPRIKKNIEQSTDENENTYKLENTTNQNIVEIKDIASLKTMLDEVKKQGQIVLKTITEEQNIVTDKIVSLAVTTKGEVLYYIDFKDFSKDDLIYNLKQVLEDDSIKKIGHDFKKEIVHFYPYNINISNLHFDTMIGEYLIDSARSSYSLKDLAMGYLGEEIVDEEKIIGKGKNQISLWEAPGEELKELLCSYVRVVANISNTIKEKLKNLELEKLYYEVELPLVEVLAFMEFQGIKVDKNMLLDLEIEFKEKIDQLTREIYTLADVEFNINSPKQLGEILFEKLGLPPIKKTKTGYSTNADVLEKLHDQHDIIPKISEYRQVTKLKTTYVDGLLNIINPVTKRIHSSFNQTVTTTGRISSTEPNLQNIPVRLEMGRRLRKVFISDDGYKFIDADYSQIELRVLAHIANDENLIDTFIKNQDIHTRTASEIFEVPMEEVTPLMRGDAKAVNFGIVYGISDFGLSQNLNIPVNKAKKYIESYLDKYPSVRKYMKDIVEEGKEKGYVVTLLHRRRYLPELKSSNFNIRGFGERIAMNTPIQGSAADIIKIAMVTVYKRLKEGNYKAKLILQVHDELIIECPENEVETVTKILQESMENATKMAVPLKVDLSYANNWYDAK; from the coding sequence ATGCAAGAACGGTTAATAATTATTGACGGGAACAGTTTAATTAATAGGGCATTTTATGCTTTGCCACCTTTAACAACTAAAGAGGGGAATCACACTAATGCTATATATGGATTTGTAACTATGTTACTTAAAGTAATGGAAGACTATAAACCAGATTACATAGGAGTAGCCTTTGATAAAAAGGCCCCAACATTTAGACATAAAGAATTTACTGAATATAAAGCAGGTAGAAAGAAGATGCCACCAGAATTAGCAGAACAAATGGAACCATTGAAAGAAGTACTAGATGCTTTTAATATATATCGCATTGAGTTAGAAGGTTTTGAGGCTGATGATTTGATTGGTACATTAGCTAAGCATTGCGAAGAAAAAGGGTTTGAGAGCTTAATAGTAACTGGTGATAGGGATGCACTTCAGCTAACATCAGATTGCACCAAAGTACTCTTTACTAAGAAAGGAATATCTCAACTAGAGATATATGATGATAAAAAGGTAATGGAGGAATATGAGGTTACTCCTACACAATTCATAGATTTGAAAGGATTAATGGGAGATAAGTCGGACAATATACCAGGGGTTCCTGGAGTTGGAGAAAAGACTGCTATAAAGCTTCTTAAGCAGTTTGAAACTATTGAAAATTTAATACAAAATACAGAAGAAATTACAGCGACTAAATTGAGAGAAAAGATAGAAGTTAATCGTGAGCAAGCAATGCTAAGTAAGCGATTGGCTACTATTGTTACAAATGTACCTGTAGATATTAATTTAGACGATCTTAAAAAGAGAGGAGCAGACCATGAAAAGCTAATGGAGCTGTTTAGATCCTATGAATTTAATAGTCTTATTCCTCGCATAAAGAAAAATATAGAGCAATCAACTGATGAAAATGAAAATACATATAAATTAGAAAACACCACTAATCAAAATATTGTGGAGATTAAAGATATAGCTAGTTTGAAGACAATGTTGGATGAGGTAAAAAAACAAGGACAAATTGTTTTGAAAACAATTACGGAAGAACAAAACATTGTAACCGATAAAATTGTATCATTAGCGGTAACTACTAAAGGAGAAGTACTATATTATATAGATTTTAAAGATTTTAGCAAAGATGACCTTATTTATAATCTAAAGCAAGTTTTAGAGGATGATAGTATAAAAAAGATTGGTCATGACTTTAAAAAAGAGATTGTGCACTTCTATCCTTATAACATTAATATTTCTAACCTACATTTTGATACTATGATTGGTGAGTATTTAATTGATTCTGCAAGATCTAGCTATAGTTTGAAGGATCTAGCCATGGGGTACCTAGGAGAGGAAATTGTAGATGAAGAAAAAATAATAGGTAAAGGCAAAAATCAAATTTCGCTATGGGAGGCTCCAGGAGAAGAACTTAAGGAACTGTTATGTAGCTATGTTAGAGTAGTTGCAAACATTTCAAATACTATTAAAGAAAAGCTGAAAAATCTAGAATTGGAAAAGCTTTACTATGAAGTAGAATTGCCCCTAGTGGAAGTACTAGCTTTTATGGAATTTCAAGGAATTAAAGTAGATAAGAATATGTTGTTAGATTTAGAAATAGAATTTAAAGAAAAAATAGATCAATTAACCAGGGAAATTTATACTTTAGCAGATGTAGAATTTAATATAAATTCGCCAAAACAATTGGGGGAAATACTTTTTGAAAAGTTAGGATTACCACCTATAAAGAAGACGAAAACAGGGTATTCTACTAATGCAGATGTACTTGAAAAACTACACGATCAGCATGATATTATTCCTAAAATATCTGAGTATAGACAGGTTACTAAGCTGAAAACTACATATGTAGATGGGCTTCTTAATATTATAAATCCAGTAACGAAACGTATCCACTCTAGCTTTAATCAAACTGTGACAACTACAGGCAGGATTTCAAGTACAGAACCTAACCTTCAAAATATACCGGTAAGATTGGAAATGGGAAGAAGGCTACGTAAGGTATTCATTTCTGACGATGGATATAAATTTATTGATGCAGACTATTCTCAAATTGAGCTTAGAGTATTAGCACACATAGCAAATGATGAGAACTTGATTGATACATTTATAAAAAATCAAGATATACATACTAGAACAGCATCAGAAATATTTGAAGTACCTATGGAAGAAGTAACCCCTCTTATGAGAGGAGATGCAAAGGCGGTTAATTTTGGTATTGTTTATGGAATAAGTGACTTTGGACTATCTCAAAATTTAAATATACCGGTAAATAAGGCAAAAAAATATATAGAAAGCTATTTAGATAAATATCCTTCTGTAAGAAAGTATATGAAGGATATTGTTGAAGAAGGTAAAGAGAAGGGTTATGTAGTAACATTACTCCATAGAAGGAGATATTTGCCAGAGTTAAAATCATCTAATTTTAACATTCGTGGCTTCGGTGAACGAATAGCTATGAATACTCCTATACAAGGAAGTGCTGCGGATATTATAAAAATAGCTATGGTTACAGTATATAAAAGACTAAAAGAAGGAAATTATAAGGCTAAATTAATACTTCAAGTACATGACGAATTAATAATAGAGTGCCCTGAAAATGAGGTAGAAACAGTAACTAAAATTTTACAAGAATCTATGGAGAATGCAACTAAAATGGCTGTACCTTTAAAAGTAGATTTATCCTATGCTAATAACTGGTATGATGCAAAATAA
- a CDS encoding anti-sigma factor family protein gives MIEGSDNMNCEDFDLYGSAYIDNMLSEQERLEFENHINECEYCNISLQNLKIIVESINELEEVELPRNFSSELTIKLQDEKNSKNRMVLFNKKKLLSGIVAGLLIFIASLSLINNSLINKNKDILYSEIEDEHINEKNTNFKIASEEPKDAIDNTEKETTIKPSIMAMDNVDEKREGISEESAKQNKDSRIYNVKAPENEESSVENRNSQNQLTKKRFSKTINPFAIVSIILSAVILIYKIWKK, from the coding sequence ATGATTGAAGGGAGTGATAATATGAACTGCGAAGATTTTGATTTATATGGGTCTGCTTATATAGATAATATGCTTTCAGAGCAAGAAAGATTAGAATTTGAAAATCACATTAATGAATGTGAATATTGTAATATTAGCTTGCAAAACTTAAAAATAATTGTTGAAAGTATTAATGAGCTTGAAGAGGTAGAACTTCCCAGAAATTTTTCTAGTGAATTAACGATAAAGCTGCAAGATGAGAAAAATTCTAAAAATAGAATGGTATTATTTAATAAAAAGAAATTATTAAGTGGTATTGTTGCAGGTCTATTAATCTTTATAGCTTCCCTATCTTTAATAAATAACTCTTTAATTAATAAAAATAAGGATATATTATATAGTGAAATAGAGGATGAACATATTAATGAAAAGAACACTAACTTTAAAATTGCATCTGAGGAACCTAAGGATGCAATTGACAATACAGAGAAAGAAACTACTATAAAGCCAAGTATAATGGCTATGGATAATGTAGATGAAAAGCGGGAAGGAATATCCGAAGAGAGTGCTAAACAAAACAAGGATAGCAGAATTTATAATGTAAAAGCGCCAGAAAATGAAGAAAGTTCTGTAGAAAATAGGAATTCTCAAAATCAACTAACTAAAAAGAGATTTAGCAAAACAATTAATCCATTTGCTATAGTATCTATAATTCTTAGTGCAGTAATTTTAATATATAAAATATGGAAAAAATAG
- a CDS encoding RNA polymerase sigma factor — METLSLKEASLIEQSKAGDIDSFEQLIAAHQKKAFNIAYRILGNLEDANDVTQEALIKAYKGIRKFNGKSSFSTWLYTIVNNACIDFIRKNRKTNVTYLDREYETEEGSYKLQMYGNEETPEELFEKKEVQKLVHEAINKLSYEHRRIIVLRDIEQFSYQEISQILNCSEGTVKSRINRARSNLKMLIKEKLDD, encoded by the coding sequence GTGGAAACTTTGAGTTTAAAGGAGGCCTCCTTAATCGAACAATCAAAGGCAGGAGATATAGATAGTTTTGAGCAATTAATCGCCGCTCATCAAAAAAAAGCTTTTAATATTGCTTATCGTATACTTGGAAACTTAGAAGATGCCAATGATGTTACTCAAGAAGCCTTAATAAAGGCATATAAGGGAATTAGAAAGTTTAATGGTAAAAGTAGTTTTTCTACTTGGTTATACACTATTGTAAATAATGCATGTATAGATTTTATTCGTAAAAATAGGAAAACTAACGTAACTTATTTAGACAGAGAATATGAAACGGAAGAAGGGAGCTATAAGCTTCAGATGTATGGCAACGAGGAAACACCAGAGGAATTATTTGAGAAGAAAGAGGTACAAAAACTAGTTCATGAAGCAATTAATAAGCTAAGCTATGAACATAGAAGAATTATTGTTTTAAGAGATATCGAGCAGTTTTCATACCAAGAAATATCTCAAATACTAAATTGCTCAGAGGGGACTGTAAAATCTCGAATAAATAGAGCTAGAAGCAATTTAAAAATGTTGATTAAAGAAAAGTTAGATGATTGA
- a CDS encoding GTP pyrophosphokinase, translating to MEITKTIDVQQLNAFKIELTRFMMSYKFALDELNTKIDILKQEFEYIHDYNPIEHVKSRVKSPESILKKIYRKGYELSLPSIKSHIKDIAGIRITCSFISDIYKLSEMLQNQKDIKLINCKDYIKNPKPNGYQSLHLILEIPIFMSDREERVCVEVQIRTIAMDFWASLEHKIYYKYNKNVPEKLINELKEAANSVSQLDKKMENIHTEMKQFKESTDFHGNLQELLISNERFHIPYELLTLRFN from the coding sequence ATGGAAATTACAAAAACTATAGATGTACAACAACTAAACGCATTTAAAATAGAATTAACTAGGTTTATGATGTCATATAAATTTGCACTAGATGAGTTGAATACTAAAATTGATATTTTAAAACAGGAATTTGAATATATTCATGATTATAATCCTATTGAACATGTTAAATCTCGAGTAAAATCCCCTGAAAGTATTTTGAAAAAAATTTATAGGAAAGGCTATGAACTTTCTTTACCTTCGATAAAATCACATATTAAAGATATTGCTGGCATTCGCATCACTTGTTCATTTATTTCCGATATATATAAATTAAGTGAAATGCTTCAAAATCAAAAAGATATAAAGCTGATTAACTGCAAGGATTATATAAAAAATCCTAAACCTAATGGATATCAAAGTTTACATTTAATTCTAGAGATCCCTATTTTTATGTCTGACAGAGAAGAACGCGTTTGTGTTGAAGTTCAAATCCGTACTATCGCTATGGACTTTTGGGCGAGTTTAGAACACAAAATTTATTATAAATATAATAAAAATGTTCCGGAGAAATTGATTAATGAACTTAAGGAGGCAGCAAATTCAGTATCCCAATTAGATAAGAAAATGGAGAATATTCATACAGAGATGAAGCAGTTTAAGGAATCAACTGATTTTCATGGTAATTTACAAGAATTGTTAATTAGCAACGAAAGATTTCATATTCCATATGAATTGCTAACACTGCGCTTTAATTGA